A single window of Streptomyces sp. NBC_00464 DNA harbors:
- a CDS encoding serine/threonine-protein kinase: MTVVPSRAASWGSDRTDHLPRGYRIGDWVVTEPIGAGGWATVYAGRPSHDHPDGPHSPDGAGQAEDEAVATTGRAAVDRPRGRGEVALKIMPTAGLAPRQARQVAEAARREVEIGRRAEHPRLVRLLDHVVLAAPEHPSLDGAIVLVMERGRCTLRDLLDALVTEAEGGRLIAGICEGLAHLHRAGWVHADLKPENVLIGEDGSVKLADFGLATELTGTHGHAPPMGTPDYLPPERWKAPLGDLGVQIRPSADVWALGILIHEVFASGSSPFPGATPLARGAAVQEYAEGRAPLRMDNAVPEFWRALAADCLAPTHAARAAHTADSLLARISAQQSGRPGRASGSGSSRLRRWIRAAVLVVTVFGAVGAAIWSSAGREGSGSPGGAGQPPLQIRVFNAQRGCQNRTDRDPQCSLGLAIDPLRSYTAENVVPTRVWHGDVLDAYCQLPDGEPITDEEDLQSALWFRVRLPRAGVRAMAWLPAVRTKGRPALPRCPHPTPTR; the protein is encoded by the coding sequence GTGACGGTGGTGCCGAGCCGAGCCGCGTCATGGGGAAGCGACCGGACGGACCACTTGCCCCGGGGCTACCGGATCGGCGACTGGGTGGTCACCGAGCCGATCGGGGCCGGTGGCTGGGCGACCGTGTACGCCGGACGGCCCTCCCATGATCACCCGGACGGCCCGCACAGCCCGGACGGCGCCGGCCAGGCCGAGGACGAGGCAGTGGCCACGACGGGCCGGGCGGCGGTGGACCGGCCCCGGGGACGGGGTGAGGTCGCGCTCAAGATCATGCCGACCGCCGGACTCGCGCCCCGCCAGGCCCGCCAAGTGGCCGAAGCCGCCAGGCGCGAGGTCGAGATCGGCCGCCGGGCAGAGCATCCTCGGCTCGTCCGGCTGCTGGACCATGTCGTCCTCGCCGCACCGGAGCACCCGTCCCTGGACGGCGCGATCGTCCTGGTCATGGAACGTGGCCGGTGCACGCTGCGGGACCTCCTCGACGCCCTGGTGACGGAAGCCGAAGGCGGCCGGCTGATCGCGGGCATCTGCGAGGGGCTGGCCCATCTGCATCGGGCCGGCTGGGTACACGCCGACCTCAAGCCCGAGAACGTCCTCATCGGCGAGGACGGTTCGGTGAAACTCGCGGACTTCGGGCTCGCCACCGAACTGACGGGGACGCACGGTCACGCACCGCCGATGGGCACCCCCGACTATCTCCCGCCCGAGCGGTGGAAGGCCCCGCTGGGGGACCTGGGGGTGCAGATCCGGCCGAGTGCCGATGTCTGGGCCCTCGGCATCCTGATCCACGAGGTGTTCGCGTCCGGTTCCTCGCCGTTCCCCGGCGCGACACCGCTGGCGCGGGGTGCCGCCGTGCAGGAGTACGCCGAGGGGCGCGCGCCGTTACGGATGGACAACGCGGTTCCGGAGTTCTGGCGCGCCCTGGCCGCCGACTGCCTCGCCCCCACCCACGCCGCGCGCGCCGCCCATACGGCCGACAGCCTGCTGGCTCGGATCTCGGCCCAGCAGTCCGGCAGGCCGGGCCGTGCTTCCGGGAGCGGCTCGTCCCGCCTGCGGCGCTGGATCCGCGCCGCGGTCCTGGTCGTCACGGTGTTCGGAGCGGTGGGCGCGGCGATCTGGTCGTCCGCCGGACGGGAGGGATCCGGGTCGCCGGGCGGAGCCGGCCAACCCCCGCTCCAGATAAGGGTTTTCAACGCCCAACGTGGCTGCCAGAACCGTACGGACCGGGATCCGCAGTGCAGTCTCGGCCTGGCGATCGATCCGCTGCGGTCGTACACCGCCGAGAACGTCGTCCCGACGCGGGTCTGGCACGGTGATGTCCTCGATGCCTACTGCCAGTTGCCCGATGGTGAGCCCATCACGGACGAGGAGGACCTGCAGTCCGCTCTCTGGTTCCGTGTTCGCCTTCCGCGGGCGGGTGTACGGGCCATGGCCTGGCTGCCCGCCGTCCGGACCAAGGGGCGCCCGGCGCTCCCACGCTGTCCGCATCCCACGCCGACCCGCTGA
- a CDS encoding serine/threonine protein kinase, whose protein sequence is MSGIVVHLPRGSGGVVDGEPYGDAVTFRLGPGEGARFGRGSSRTPVELRLADAAISRLAGEIRVTDDHWQLTNHSSTHSYLVENPEGAGEYLRVPPRRVGAPIPFEFSRVVLPTRHDTTVSFQVFAPAHVYLDPEGAGDSGESLTVTAYSLDETATYFLVLVALCEPWLRDESPVAIPTTPQVVERLRGHAACVKLTSRAVSSHIDYLAEEKLRIDSPTEAEVRRGDRRNGKREAVVGLALRFGIVREEHLALLPPRAEPAAPGQWRA, encoded by the coding sequence GTGAGCGGCATTGTCGTTCATCTGCCGCGGGGGAGCGGCGGTGTCGTCGACGGGGAGCCGTACGGCGACGCGGTGACCTTCAGGCTCGGCCCGGGGGAAGGCGCGCGTTTCGGCCGCGGCTCCTCGAGGACGCCGGTCGAGCTGCGTCTCGCCGATGCGGCCATTTCCCGCCTCGCGGGTGAGATCCGGGTGACCGATGACCACTGGCAGCTGACCAACCACAGCTCGACCCACAGCTATCTGGTGGAGAATCCCGAAGGGGCGGGCGAGTACCTGCGGGTGCCGCCACGCCGCGTAGGAGCACCCATCCCGTTCGAGTTCTCCCGGGTGGTGCTGCCCACGCGCCACGACACCACGGTCTCTTTCCAGGTGTTCGCGCCCGCCCACGTCTACCTGGACCCGGAGGGCGCCGGCGACTCAGGCGAGAGCCTCACGGTCACGGCGTACTCCCTGGACGAGACAGCCACGTACTTCCTGGTGCTGGTCGCGCTCTGCGAACCCTGGCTGCGTGACGAGTCGCCGGTCGCGATACCGACCACCCCCCAGGTCGTCGAGCGGCTCAGGGGCCACGCGGCCTGCGTCAAGTTGACTTCGCGTGCCGTCAGTTCGCACATCGACTACCTCGCCGAGGAGAAGCTGAGGATCGACTCCCCCACGGAGGCCGAGGTTCGCCGAGGGGACCGCCGGAACGGCAAGCGCGAAGCCGTCGTCGGACTCGCCTTGCGGTTCGGCATAGTCCGGGAGGAGCATCTGGCGCTGTTACCCCCTCGGGCCGAACCCGCCGCGCCGGGACAGTGGAGGGCGTGA